In one window of Cytophagaceae bacterium ABcell3 DNA:
- a CDS encoding efflux RND transporter periplasmic adaptor subunit, which produces MKRKILIIAGLALFIVALLFSIMLARRETTPDVTTEDISEAVRVQEVNNRNIPAFVDLSGRLVAEEKIDVFSEVGGVLLPTDPPFRPGNRFKEGQTLIRINDDEFRQSLIASRSALLQSITQVMPDLRLDFSENYEAWLAYLENFDVNRPVPPLPEPASSQERYFLTGRNVMTQYHEIRQMEVHLTKFRIRAPFTGIVTEAEITTGTLVIQGQRLGQFIKSGVYELEATVSTMDLRYVSEGDSVELRNNSLEGPVFGQVVRVGEQIDPATQSVNIYIRVVDESLREGMFMTGRVRAQTFENVESLPRNILIDGNQVFVVEDGRARLRPLDVVHQTDTAAVVKGLEDGELIIRERRTEAFEGTDVEPLNRSAG; this is translated from the coding sequence ATGAAACGCAAAATTTTAATCATAGCAGGTTTAGCTCTTTTTATAGTTGCCTTATTGTTTAGTATCATGTTGGCAAGAAGGGAAACAACACCAGATGTAACAACAGAAGATATTTCTGAGGCTGTTAGGGTACAAGAGGTAAACAACAGGAACATTCCTGCATTTGTTGATTTGAGTGGAAGGCTGGTTGCAGAAGAAAAAATAGATGTCTTTTCAGAAGTTGGCGGTGTATTACTGCCCACGGATCCTCCATTTCGACCCGGCAATCGTTTTAAAGAAGGGCAAACGCTTATCCGAATCAATGACGATGAGTTTAGGCAAAGCCTAATAGCTAGTAGAAGTGCCCTTTTGCAAAGTATTACCCAGGTTATGCCTGATTTGCGGCTCGATTTTAGTGAAAACTATGAAGCATGGCTTGCTTATTTAGAAAATTTTGATGTTAACCGTCCCGTGCCCCCTCTTCCAGAGCCAGCCTCTTCTCAAGAAAGATATTTTTTGACGGGTAGAAATGTAATGACCCAATACCATGAAATTCGGCAAATGGAGGTTCACCTCACAAAGTTTCGGATACGTGCTCCATTTACAGGTATAGTGACAGAGGCAGAAATTACAACTGGTACGCTCGTTATTCAAGGTCAGCGCTTGGGGCAGTTTATAAAGTCTGGGGTGTATGAATTAGAAGCTACTGTATCTACCATGGATTTACGTTATGTGAGTGAAGGAGATTCGGTTGAGCTTCGAAACAACTCGCTTGAAGGGCCTGTTTTTGGTCAAGTGGTAAGGGTAGGTGAGCAAATAGACCCTGCTACTCAGTCAGTAAATATTTACATACGAGTAGTAGATGAATCTTTGAGGGAAGGGATGTTCATGACTGGTAGGGTGCGGGCGCAGACATTTGAAAATGTTGAATCTTTGCCCAGAAATATTTTGATAGACGGTAACCAAGTCTTTGTTGTAGAAGATGGACGTGCTAGGCTAAGACCCTTGGACGTGGTGCATCAAACAGATACTGCGGCTGTTGTAAAAGGACTGGAAGATGGTGAGCTGATCATTCGTGAGCGGCGGACAGAAGCTTTTGAAGGTACGGATGTTGAACCTTTAAACCGATCTGCCGGATGA